A single region of the Streptomyces vilmorinianum genome encodes:
- a CDS encoding ABC transporter substrate-binding protein, protein MKSPVRRSAVFLGAVALLAAACGSNGGGGGDGAQGGDGDEVLKLGYVLPETGQLAFLGPPMIQSTNFAIKVINDSGGVLGKPIPKVVGSDEAGQEAVAAQAADRLLNAGVDAIIGAASSAMSLAIIDRVTGEGVVQFSSSNTALTFTDYDDGGFYFRTAPSDALQAPVLAKAIQEDGHKRVAMVARADDYGRGLLDSTKKALEDGGVTVTLAETYDPKATNFDQIVQKIKNSNPDAAAVIAFEEGTQILQSMIEAGLGPADIGVYGTDGLRSEELPKLVSPADPGRLAGMKGTAPASASNPEFVKALKEFAPNLNVLQFAPQTFDAVTTLALAAEQAKSDDPGKFAEEIVAVTKDGEKCNSFPACKTLLAEGKDIDYDGVSGPLDFVDAGEPGQATIEVYAYNDKGELETVRTEVSKG, encoded by the coding sequence ATGAAATCGCCGGTCCGGCGGTCCGCGGTCTTCCTGGGCGCGGTCGCGCTCCTGGCCGCCGCATGCGGTTCGAACGGTGGTGGCGGAGGTGACGGGGCGCAGGGAGGCGACGGCGACGAGGTACTCAAGCTCGGATACGTCCTGCCCGAGACGGGGCAGCTGGCCTTTCTCGGGCCGCCCATGATCCAATCGACGAACTTCGCGATCAAGGTGATCAATGACAGTGGCGGCGTGCTTGGCAAGCCGATTCCGAAGGTGGTCGGCTCCGACGAGGCAGGACAGGAGGCGGTGGCGGCGCAGGCGGCTGACCGCTTGCTGAACGCGGGGGTCGACGCGATCATCGGCGCCGCGTCTTCCGCGATGTCGCTGGCCATCATCGACCGGGTGACCGGCGAGGGTGTCGTCCAGTTCTCGAGTTCCAATACGGCGCTCACCTTCACCGACTACGACGACGGCGGCTTCTACTTCCGTACCGCGCCGAGCGACGCGCTGCAGGCCCCCGTCCTGGCGAAGGCGATCCAGGAGGACGGGCACAAGCGGGTGGCCATGGTCGCGCGCGCGGACGACTACGGGCGCGGGCTGCTCGACTCCACGAAGAAGGCCCTTGAGGACGGCGGCGTCACGGTCACGCTCGCCGAGACGTACGACCCCAAGGCCACGAACTTCGACCAGATCGTTCAGAAGATCAAGAACTCCAACCCGGACGCGGCCGCGGTGATCGCCTTCGAGGAGGGCACGCAGATCCTGCAGAGCATGATCGAGGCAGGCCTCGGGCCCGCCGACATCGGCGTGTACGGCACCGACGGGCTCCGCAGCGAGGAGCTGCCCAAGCTGGTCTCGCCCGCCGACCCCGGCCGGCTCGCGGGCATGAAGGGTACGGCTCCGGCATCGGCGTCCAACCCCGAGTTCGTGAAGGCCCTCAAGGAGTTCGCGCCGAACCTGAACGTCCTGCAGTTCGCGCCGCAGACCTTCGACGCCGTGACGACCCTGGCGCTCGCCGCCGAGCAGGCCAAGTCGGACGACCCGGGGAAGTTCGCCGAGGAGATCGTCGCGGTCACGAAGGACGGCGAGAAGTGCAATTCCTTCCCCGCCTGCAAGACGCTGCTCGCCGAGGGCAAGGACATCGACTACGACGGTGTGAGCGGTCCGCTCGACTTCGTCGACGCCGGTGAGCCGGGCCAGGCGACGATCGAGGTGTACGCGTACAACGACAAGGGTGAGCTGGAGACCGTGCGTACGGAGGTGAGCAAGGGCTGA
- a CDS encoding ABC transporter ATP-binding protein, whose product MADDTSPVPATGVPATGAPAPGVPEPVPGATKPDPLLVLDDVTRAFGGLVAVQVEHLEVQRGTITALIGPNGAGKSTLFNVVSGFDRADSGRWSFAGKPLTGRPAHRIAGAGLVRTFQLTRTPGRLTVLENMLLATPGQRGERLLPALLPPLWRGQERDAVARADELLDRFRLSRLRDDYAGTLSGGQRKLLELARALMARPVMLLLDEPMAGVNPALTQSLLGHITALRDEGLTVCFVEHDMDVVMGISDWVAVMAGGRLVAEGPPSTIGRNPDVVDAYLGKRHDEPEASGEEAPPP is encoded by the coding sequence GTGGCCGATGACACGAGCCCTGTGCCCGCTACCGGTGTGCCCGCTACCGGTGCGCCGGCACCCGGTGTGCCCGAGCCCGTGCCGGGCGCGACCAAGCCGGACCCGCTGCTCGTCCTCGACGACGTCACCCGCGCCTTCGGCGGTCTCGTCGCCGTACAGGTCGAACACCTGGAGGTCCAGCGGGGGACCATCACGGCCCTGATCGGCCCCAACGGCGCGGGCAAGAGCACGCTGTTCAACGTCGTGAGCGGCTTCGACCGGGCCGACAGCGGACGGTGGTCCTTCGCCGGAAAGCCGCTCACCGGCCGGCCGGCGCACCGGATCGCGGGCGCGGGCCTGGTCCGTACGTTCCAGCTCACCCGCACGCCCGGCCGGCTCACGGTCCTCGAGAACATGCTTCTGGCCACCCCCGGACAGCGGGGCGAGCGGCTGCTGCCCGCCCTGCTGCCGCCGCTGTGGCGCGGACAGGAACGCGACGCCGTGGCCAGGGCCGACGAACTGCTCGACCGCTTCCGGCTCAGCCGGCTGCGCGACGACTACGCGGGCACGCTCTCCGGCGGCCAGCGCAAGCTGCTCGAACTGGCCCGCGCGCTGATGGCACGGCCCGTGATGCTGCTGCTCGACGAGCCCATGGCGGGGGTCAACCCGGCGCTGACCCAGTCGCTCCTCGGCCACATCACGGCCCTGCGTGACGAGGGGCTCACGGTGTGCTTCGTCGAGCACGACATGGACGTGGTCATGGGCATCAGCGACTGGGTGGCGGTCATGGCGGGTGGGCGCCTGGTGGCCGAGGGCCCGCCGTCCACCATCGGCCGTAACCCCGACGTCGTGGACGCCTACCTCGGCAAGCGGCACGACGAACCCGAGGCGAGCGGAGAGGAGGCGCCGCCCCCATGA
- a CDS encoding transporter substrate-binding domain-containing protein yields the protein MTIMTGDISRDLAPTGVLRASINLGNPVLAQGAPADPGGVTVDIAREIGARLGVPVELVCFDAARKSFEAMTEGRADICFLAVEPAREAQVAFTAPYVVIEGVFAVPRDSGLATLADVDRAGVRIGVKRGSAYDLFLTRTLRHATVVRGDEGVDVFRTEGLEVAAGIRQPMAEYAAAHRDVRLIEDRFMEIRQAVGTTPARRPETVRFLRNVVEELKAGGFVADALRRAGQSPTLVAPGQNG from the coding sequence ATGACGATCATGACGGGTGACATCAGTCGGGATCTGGCGCCGACCGGCGTGCTGCGGGCGTCGATCAACCTGGGCAATCCGGTCCTCGCGCAGGGCGCCCCGGCCGACCCCGGCGGGGTCACCGTCGACATCGCGCGCGAGATCGGCGCACGGCTGGGGGTGCCGGTCGAGCTCGTCTGCTTCGACGCGGCGCGCAAGTCTTTCGAGGCGATGACCGAGGGGCGGGCCGACATCTGCTTCCTGGCGGTCGAGCCCGCGCGCGAGGCACAGGTCGCCTTCACCGCGCCGTACGTCGTGATCGAGGGCGTGTTCGCCGTGCCCCGGGACTCGGGGCTCGCCACCCTCGCCGACGTCGACCGCGCGGGTGTGCGGATCGGCGTCAAGCGTGGGTCCGCCTACGACCTCTTCCTCACCCGCACCCTTCGGCACGCCACCGTCGTCCGCGGGGACGAGGGCGTCGACGTGTTCCGTACGGAGGGCCTGGAGGTCGCGGCCGGTATCAGGCAGCCGATGGCCGAGTACGCCGCCGCGCATCGCGACGTCCGGCTGATCGAGGACCGGTTCATGGAGATCCGGCAGGCGGTGGGCACGACTCCGGCCCGGCGGCCCGAGACCGTACGGTTCCTCCGGAACGTCGTCGAGGAGCTCAAGGCGGGCGGCTTCGTCGCCGACGCGCTGCGCCGCGCCGGCCAGTCCCCCACCCTGGTGGCGCCCGGTCAGAACGGGTAG
- a CDS encoding branched-chain amino acid ABC transporter permease, with translation MDFQVILSDAIRAGIGPIAAIFALSAMGLNLHFGYTGLLNFGQVGFMLVGGYGLAITVATWGGSMWLGVLVGLASAVVLALLLGLPTLRLRADYLAITTIAAGETLRLFYRSSWAEPTTGGVFGLQRFANDFYDLNPVPRGTYGFWMVKFSARDLWVMIVAWALVIVVGLLLALLIRSPWGRVIRSIRDDETAVRSLGKNVYAYKMTSLVLGGVIGAVAGMLQAIHVQSVNPDSFDPGVTFFLYTLLVLGGAGRILGPVVGSVLFWFMLTFLDSALREAIDSGVISSDVISTSEIGAVRFALVGLALILLVAFRPQGILGSRKEMLLSGR, from the coding sequence ATGGACTTCCAAGTCATCCTCTCCGACGCCATCCGCGCCGGCATCGGCCCCATCGCCGCGATCTTCGCGCTCTCCGCGATGGGCCTGAACCTGCACTTCGGCTACACCGGACTGCTGAACTTCGGGCAGGTCGGCTTCATGCTCGTCGGCGGCTACGGGCTCGCGATCACCGTGGCGACCTGGGGCGGCTCGATGTGGCTCGGCGTCCTCGTCGGACTCGCCTCCGCCGTCGTCCTCGCCCTGCTCCTCGGTCTGCCGACGCTGCGGCTGCGCGCCGACTACCTCGCCATCACCACCATCGCCGCCGGGGAGACGCTCCGGCTGTTCTATCGTTCCAGCTGGGCCGAGCCCACCACCGGCGGCGTGTTCGGCCTCCAGCGGTTCGCGAACGACTTCTACGACCTCAACCCCGTCCCGCGTGGCACGTACGGATTCTGGATGGTGAAGTTCAGCGCCCGCGACCTGTGGGTGATGATCGTCGCCTGGGCGCTGGTGATCGTCGTCGGGCTGCTGCTCGCCCTGCTGATCCGCAGCCCCTGGGGGCGCGTCATCCGCTCGATCCGCGACGACGAGACCGCCGTACGCAGCCTCGGCAAGAACGTCTACGCGTACAAGATGACGAGCCTCGTGCTCGGCGGTGTGATCGGCGCGGTGGCCGGCATGCTCCAGGCCATCCACGTGCAGTCGGTGAACCCGGACAGCTTCGATCCCGGCGTCACCTTCTTCCTCTACACGCTGCTCGTCCTGGGCGGCGCCGGGCGGATCCTCGGCCCCGTCGTCGGCTCGGTCCTCTTCTGGTTCATGCTCACCTTCCTCGACAGCGCCCTGCGCGAGGCCATCGACTCCGGCGTCATCTCCTCCGACGTCATCAGCACCTCGGAGATCGGCGCCGTCCGCTTCGCCCTGGTCGGACTCGCACTGATCCTGCTGGTCGCGTTCAGACCGCAGGGGATCCTCGGCAGCCGGAAGGAGATGCTGCTCAGTGGCCGATGA
- a CDS encoding NPP1 family protein produces the protein MKTSSRIRRVSVILGSSIALVIAVPGSALAAPPTALPANADGLEQTFQPAYDYDTDGCYPTPAIGPDGTINGGLNPSGALNSQCRDAWDLDNTNGYARAKCNNGWCAVMYGLYFEKDQAVAGSSLGGHRHDWEHVVVWVQNNEARYVATSAHGNFDIHGRDRIRWDGTHPKIVYHKDGLSTHCFRPANSNDEPPENHKHQWQFPTLVGWNGYPAGLRDKLSQADFGKAVFGLKDANFAAHLAKAKPAGIPFDPYA, from the coding sequence TTGAAGACGAGTTCGCGGATCCGCAGAGTCTCGGTCATCCTCGGCAGCAGCATCGCGCTGGTCATCGCCGTTCCGGGCAGTGCCCTGGCCGCACCGCCCACGGCGCTCCCCGCGAACGCCGACGGCCTGGAGCAGACGTTCCAGCCCGCCTACGACTACGACACGGACGGCTGCTACCCCACCCCCGCCATCGGCCCCGACGGCACGATCAACGGCGGCCTCAACCCCTCCGGGGCCCTCAACAGCCAGTGCCGCGACGCCTGGGACCTCGACAACACCAACGGCTACGCGCGCGCGAAGTGCAACAACGGCTGGTGCGCCGTCATGTACGGCCTCTACTTCGAGAAGGACCAGGCCGTCGCCGGCAGCTCGCTCGGCGGGCACCGCCACGACTGGGAGCACGTCGTGGTGTGGGTGCAGAACAACGAGGCCCGTTACGTCGCCACGTCGGCGCACGGCAACTTCGACATCCACGGCCGCGACCGGATCCGGTGGGACGGGACCCACCCCAAGATCGTCTACCACAAGGACGGCCTGAGCACGCACTGCTTCCGCCCCGCCAACTCCAACGACGAACCCCCGGAGAACCACAAGCACCAGTGGCAGTTCCCCACCCTCGTCGGCTGGAACGGCTACCCGGCGGGACTGCGCGACAAGCTCAGCCAGGCCGACTTCGGAAAGGCCGTCTTCGGCCTGAAGGACGCCAACTTCGCCGCCCACCTCGCCAAGGCCAAGCCGGCCGGCATCCCCTTCGACCCGTATGCCTGA
- a CDS encoding aldehyde dehydrogenase family protein, translating into MVITRELLIGGQDVPAAAGRTAEDVTPYTGEVYAIVAAAGPEDVTRAVAAAHAAFPAWAALAPFARRAIFLRAADLLDAKGEEAAELMAHEVGGTRPWAYFNVALAANILREAAAAITAPRGEVLSAQEQGALGLALREPLGVVAAFAPWNAPLILGVRAVAAPLAAGNTVVLKPSENAPVAAGLFVADVLREGGLPDGVLNVVTNAPEDATVIAETLVADPRVRAVDFTGSTRTGRLIGAHAARHLKPAVLELGGKNSVVVLEDADVDYAVDAATFGVFMNSGQICMSGDRVLVHERLAEEFTAKFTAKVAALRTGDPEHPHTVIGPLVSAAAAERVAGLVTDAVAAGATVLTGGGAPVGAVHPATVLSGVTAEMDLYYAETFGPVCVLGTFADDDTAVALANDTENGLTCGIITENATHGLAVARRVHSGIVHINDQSVADEPHAPFGGVKASGYGRFGGRWGIESFSNTRWVTIATQQARYPF; encoded by the coding sequence GTGGTCATCACCCGTGAGCTGCTCATCGGCGGCCAGGACGTCCCCGCCGCCGCCGGCCGCACCGCCGAGGACGTCACCCCCTACACCGGCGAGGTGTACGCGATCGTCGCCGCCGCCGGTCCCGAGGACGTCACCCGCGCCGTCGCCGCCGCCCACGCGGCGTTCCCCGCCTGGGCCGCGCTCGCCCCCTTCGCCCGCCGCGCGATCTTCCTCAGGGCCGCCGACCTCCTCGACGCCAAGGGGGAGGAGGCCGCCGAGCTCATGGCGCACGAGGTGGGCGGCACCCGCCCGTGGGCGTACTTCAACGTGGCGCTGGCCGCGAACATCCTGCGCGAGGCGGCCGCGGCGATCACCGCGCCGCGCGGCGAGGTGCTCAGCGCCCAGGAGCAGGGCGCGCTGGGTCTCGCGTTGCGCGAACCGCTCGGGGTCGTCGCCGCGTTCGCGCCCTGGAACGCGCCCCTCATCCTGGGCGTACGGGCCGTGGCCGCCCCGCTGGCCGCGGGCAACACGGTCGTCCTCAAGCCGAGCGAGAACGCACCGGTCGCCGCCGGTCTCTTCGTCGCCGACGTCCTGCGCGAGGGCGGGCTGCCCGACGGCGTGCTCAACGTGGTGACCAACGCCCCCGAGGACGCCACCGTGATCGCCGAGACCCTCGTCGCCGATCCCCGGGTCCGCGCGGTCGACTTCACCGGCTCGACCCGGACCGGCCGTCTCATCGGCGCGCACGCGGCGCGCCACCTCAAACCCGCGGTCCTCGAACTGGGCGGCAAGAACTCCGTGGTCGTCCTCGAGGACGCGGACGTGGACTACGCCGTCGACGCGGCCACGTTCGGCGTGTTCATGAACTCCGGGCAGATCTGCATGTCCGGCGACCGGGTCCTCGTCCACGAGCGCCTCGCCGAGGAGTTCACCGCGAAGTTCACCGCCAAGGTCGCCGCCCTGCGGACCGGCGACCCGGAGCACCCGCACACCGTGATCGGCCCGCTGGTGAGCGCGGCCGCCGCCGAGCGGGTCGCCGGGCTGGTCACGGACGCGGTCGCCGCGGGCGCCACCGTGCTCACCGGCGGCGGCGCCCCGGTGGGCGCGGTGCACCCGGCCACCGTGCTCAGCGGGGTGACCGCGGAGATGGACCTCTACTACGCGGAGACCTTCGGCCCGGTGTGCGTGCTCGGCACCTTCGCCGACGACGACACCGCCGTCGCCCTGGCCAACGACACCGAGAACGGTCTGACCTGCGGCATCATCACCGAGAACGCCACCCATGGGCTGGCGGTCGCGCGCCGCGTGCACTCCGGGATCGTCCACATCAACGACCAGTCCGTCGCCGACGAGCCCCACGCCCCCTTCGGCGGCGTCAAGGCCTCCGGGTACGGGCGCTTCGGCGGACGGTGGGGCATCGAGTCCTTCTCCAACACCCGCTGGGTCACGATCGCGACCCAGCAGGCCCGCTACCCGTTCTGA
- a CDS encoding ABC transporter ATP-binding protein, whose protein sequence is MSEEPGTPNGPVLAADDLVAGYLPGVDVLRGCSIEVRPGELVGVIGPNGAGKSTLAKAVFGLLRIRKGAVRLHGEDVTNRPAHELVRRGVGYVPQLANVFPTLTVEENLRMGLYLRPKQYDDRAAVVEELFPVLATRRKQKAGSMSGGERQMLAMARALMMEPQVLLLDEPSAGLSPIFQDQVFDRVKEINHAGVAVLMVEQNARRCLQICARGYVLDQGRNAHTGTGAELLNDQKVVDLYLGTLARVR, encoded by the coding sequence ATGAGCGAGGAGCCCGGCACCCCGAACGGTCCCGTCCTGGCCGCCGACGACCTCGTCGCCGGCTATCTACCCGGCGTCGACGTCCTGCGCGGCTGCAGCATCGAGGTACGGCCCGGCGAACTCGTCGGCGTCATCGGCCCCAACGGCGCCGGCAAGTCGACCCTGGCCAAGGCCGTCTTCGGCCTGCTCCGCATCCGCAAGGGCGCGGTGCGGCTGCACGGCGAGGACGTCACCAACCGCCCCGCCCACGAGCTCGTACGGCGCGGAGTCGGCTACGTCCCCCAGCTGGCGAACGTCTTCCCCACGCTCACGGTCGAGGAGAACCTGCGCATGGGCCTGTATCTGCGGCCCAAGCAGTACGACGACCGGGCCGCCGTGGTCGAGGAACTCTTCCCGGTCCTGGCCACCCGCCGGAAACAGAAGGCCGGCTCGATGTCCGGCGGCGAGCGGCAGATGCTCGCCATGGCCCGCGCGTTGATGATGGAACCTCAGGTGCTGCTCCTGGACGAGCCGTCGGCGGGTCTTTCCCCGATCTTCCAGGACCAGGTGTTCGACCGCGTCAAGGAGATCAACCACGCGGGAGTCGCCGTCCTCATGGTCGAGCAGAACGCCCGCAGGTGCCTCCAGATCTGCGCCCGGGGCTACGTCCTCGACCAGGGCCGCAACGCCCACACAGGGACGGGTGCCGAGCTCCTGAACGACCAGAAGGTGGTCGACCTGTACCTCGGCACCCTCGCCCGTGTCCGCTGA